In Deltaproteobacteria bacterium, the following are encoded in one genomic region:
- a CDS encoding DMT family transporter, giving the protein MTAERRGACQVAGAALLWSLGGIGIKAVAEPPLKIAAYRSATAAVALFLFFRPRLGGRGPGFFAASACCAACLTTFVVATKWTTAANAIFLQYSGVVWVFLLAPLVVGEPRQSRDALAIAVALGGMTLFFGGPLEARAPAGDAVAVVSGVFYAGLVLLLRRERGASAEAAVTWGNVLAAAALAPLVLRDPGVGARSAAILVLLGTIQIAAAQALFLRGLHHVSATQAALVTMLEPVANPLWVLLVLGEAPSGSALLGGAIVLGAIAWRTLGAPAAAPAIGALD; this is encoded by the coding sequence GTGACGGCGGAGCGCCGGGGCGCCTGCCAGGTCGCGGGTGCCGCCCTCCTCTGGTCCCTGGGCGGCATCGGCATCAAGGCGGTCGCCGAGCCGCCCTTGAAGATCGCCGCCTACCGCTCCGCGACCGCGGCCGTCGCCCTCTTCCTCTTCTTCCGGCCGAGGCTCGGCGGCCGCGGGCCGGGCTTCTTCGCCGCGAGCGCATGCTGCGCCGCGTGCCTCACGACCTTCGTGGTCGCGACCAAGTGGACGACGGCGGCCAACGCGATCTTCCTCCAGTACAGCGGCGTGGTGTGGGTCTTCTTGCTCGCGCCGCTCGTGGTGGGCGAGCCCCGGCAATCGCGCGACGCGCTCGCGATCGCGGTCGCGCTCGGCGGCATGACGCTCTTCTTCGGAGGCCCGCTCGAGGCGCGCGCGCCCGCCGGCGACGCGGTGGCGGTCGTCTCGGGCGTCTTCTACGCCGGGCTCGTGCTGCTGCTCCGCCGCGAGCGCGGGGCGAGCGCGGAGGCGGCGGTCACCTGGGGCAACGTGCTGGCGGCCGCGGCGCTGGCGCCGCTCGTGCTCCGCGACCCGGGGGTCGGCGCGCGCTCGGCCGCGATCCTCGTCCTGCTCGGCACGATCCAGATCGCGGCGGCGCAGGCGCTCTTCCTGCGCGGGCTGCATCACGTGAGCGCGACGCAGGCGGCGCTGGTCACCATGCTCGAGCCGGTCGCGAACCCGCTGTGGGTGCTCCTCGTCCTGGGCGAGGCGCCGAGCGGCTCTGCCCTGCTCGGCGGTGCGATCGTCCTCGGCGCGATCGCGTGGCGGACGCTCGGCGCGCC
- the glmS gene encoding glutamine--fructose-6-phosphate transaminase (isomerizing), whose protein sequence is MCGIVGYVGPREASSILMAGLRKLEYRGYDSAGLAAVSDHRVEVRRCVGKLDNLAALLREQPLGGTPGIGHTRWATHGRPSEQNAHPHRAGKVVLIHNGIIENYLELRAALERRGRKMASETDTEVISHLIDEHVQRGCGLFEATRRAIQQLEGSYSIVVLSESEPDRLVAAKSATPIVLGLGEGENFIASDVPALLEHTRRVVFLEDGEVAELTADRVKLQTFAGESVARAPRTVTWDPVTAQKGGYKHFLLKEIHEQPQAIIDTMRGRIVQEAGAVQLDAEVDRLLEAPIQRAVLVACGTAWHACLVGKFLLERLAGLSCEVDYGSEFRYRDPLLDPRTLLVVVSQSGETADTLAAVEAGHEKGTPVLAVCNVVDSSIARRSSAVLYTHAGPEISVASTKAFTTQLTALYLLALHLGRQRGLVDAERGRKLLGDLVVLPHAVKDILAHEAAVERIARRYGKASDFLYLGRGVNYPVALEGALKLKEISYIHAEGYPAGEMKHGPIALINEQMPVVVLIPHDGVFQKTLSNLKEVESRGARIIVVTDAPSPELEAVAADVLTVPRTNELLTPTLLTIPLQLLAYHVAVYRGTDVDQPRNLAKSVTVE, encoded by the coding sequence ATGTGCGGCATCGTCGGCTACGTCGGGCCGCGCGAGGCGAGCTCGATCCTCATGGCGGGGCTCCGCAAGCTCGAGTACCGGGGCTACGACTCGGCCGGGCTCGCCGCCGTCAGCGACCACCGCGTCGAGGTGCGCCGCTGCGTCGGCAAGCTCGACAACCTGGCGGCGCTCCTGCGCGAGCAGCCGCTCGGCGGCACGCCCGGCATCGGCCACACGCGCTGGGCGACGCACGGCCGGCCCTCGGAGCAGAACGCGCACCCGCACCGCGCCGGCAAAGTGGTCCTCATCCACAACGGCATCATCGAGAACTACCTGGAGCTGCGCGCCGCGCTCGAGCGCCGCGGCCGCAAGATGGCCTCGGAGACCGACACCGAGGTCATCTCGCATCTGATCGACGAGCACGTGCAGCGCGGCTGCGGGCTGTTCGAGGCCACGCGGCGCGCCATCCAGCAGCTGGAGGGCTCCTACTCGATCGTCGTCCTCTCCGAGAGCGAGCCCGACCGCCTGGTGGCCGCCAAGAGCGCCACGCCGATCGTGCTCGGGCTCGGCGAGGGCGAGAACTTCATCGCCTCCGACGTCCCGGCGCTGCTCGAGCACACTCGCCGCGTGGTCTTCCTGGAGGACGGCGAGGTCGCGGAGCTCACCGCCGACCGCGTCAAGCTCCAGACCTTCGCGGGGGAATCGGTCGCGCGCGCGCCGCGCACCGTCACCTGGGACCCGGTCACGGCGCAGAAGGGCGGGTACAAGCACTTCCTCCTGAAGGAGATCCACGAGCAGCCGCAGGCGATCATCGACACCATGCGCGGCCGCATCGTGCAGGAGGCGGGCGCCGTCCAGCTCGACGCCGAGGTCGACCGGCTCCTGGAGGCGCCCATCCAGCGTGCGGTGCTGGTCGCGTGCGGCACGGCGTGGCACGCCTGCCTGGTCGGCAAGTTCCTCCTCGAGCGCCTGGCCGGCCTCTCCTGCGAGGTCGACTACGGGAGTGAGTTCCGCTACCGCGACCCGCTCCTCGACCCGCGCACCCTGCTGGTCGTGGTGTCGCAGTCGGGCGAGACGGCCGACACGCTGGCGGCGGTCGAGGCGGGGCACGAGAAGGGCACCCCCGTCCTCGCCGTCTGCAACGTGGTCGATTCCTCGATCGCGCGGCGGTCGAGCGCCGTGCTCTACACCCACGCCGGCCCGGAGATCAGCGTCGCCAGCACGAAGGCGTTCACGACCCAGCTGACGGCTCTCTACCTCCTCGCCCTCCACCTCGGGCGCCAGCGCGGCCTGGTCGACGCCGAGCGGGGCCGGAAGCTCCTCGGCGATCTGGTCGTGTTGCCCCACGCGGTGAAGGACATCCTCGCGCACGAGGCGGCCGTCGAGCGCATCGCCAGGCGCTACGGCAAGGCCTCCGACTTCCTCTACCTCGGGCGCGGGGTGAACTACCCGGTCGCACTCGAGGGGGCGCTCAAGCTGAAGGAGATCTCCTACATCCACGCCGAGGGCTACCCGGCGGGCGAGATGAAGCACGGGCCGATCGCGCTCATCAACGAGCAGATGCCGGTGGTCGTGCTCATCCCGCACGACGGCGTCTTCCAGAAGACCCTCTCCAACCTGAAAGAGGTCGAGTCGCGCGGCGCGCGCATCATCGTGGTGACCGACGCGCCCTCGCCCGAGCTGGAGGCGGTGGCGGCCGACGTGCTCACGGTCCCGCGGACGAATGAGCTCCTCACGCCGACCCTGCTCACCATCCCCCTCCAGCTCCTCGCCTACCACGTCGCGGTCTACCGCGGCACCGACGTGGACCAACCGCGCAACCTGGCGAAGAGCGTCACCGTCGAGTGA
- the glmU gene encoding UDP-N-acetylglucosamine diphosphorylase/glucosamine-1-phosphate N-acetyltransferase, with protein sequence MRSRRAKVLHELAGRPLVCHVLVTLAALDPDRVALVIGHQADAVRAAVADAGLLGIRDLRVVLQPEQHGTGHAVTCAAAAFAGFRGDVLILYGDVPLIRPATLRALLDAHRAAEADLTLVTLRFARPAGYGRIVRGADGQVTGIVEERDASDIQRAITEVNPGLYAARAELLFRLLAELAPDNAQGELYLTDVVGLAARAGHRVHTVAAGSTEELAGINTRADLAQMETKLRAEIVERWMAAGVTFDDPATAYVGPEVTIGRDTVIGPNVQLRGRTRIGEGCRLDGTVYLVDTALGDRVHLLFGCVADGAEVGPDARVGPFARLRPGTRLAERVHIGNFVETKQAVLGAGTKANHLAYLGDCEIGPDTNVGAGTITCNYDGFTKHRTTIGARVQIGSDTQLVAPVSVGDDAYVGAGTTVTRDVPPGTLVVSRVPQRHVAGWVARKRALAAGRPVKVAAKPAPMRVSRRRPKAAPARARRRR encoded by the coding sequence ATGCGCTCCCGGCGCGCCAAGGTGCTGCACGAGCTCGCGGGCCGCCCCCTCGTCTGCCACGTCCTCGTCACGCTCGCGGCGCTCGACCCCGACCGGGTTGCGCTCGTGATCGGCCACCAGGCGGATGCCGTGCGCGCCGCAGTGGCCGATGCGGGCCTGCTGGGGATCCGGGACCTCCGCGTCGTCCTCCAGCCGGAGCAGCACGGGACCGGCCACGCGGTCACCTGCGCGGCCGCGGCCTTCGCGGGGTTCAGGGGCGACGTCCTCATCCTCTACGGCGACGTGCCGCTCATCCGCCCCGCCACGCTCCGCGCCCTGCTCGATGCCCATCGCGCCGCGGAGGCGGATCTGACGCTGGTCACCCTCCGCTTCGCACGTCCCGCCGGCTATGGCAGAATTGTGAGAGGAGCTGACGGCCAGGTCACCGGCATAGTCGAAGAGCGGGACGCGAGCGACATCCAACGTGCCATCACCGAGGTCAACCCGGGTCTCTACGCGGCCCGCGCGGAGCTGCTCTTCCGGCTCCTCGCGGAGCTCGCTCCGGACAACGCGCAGGGTGAGCTGTATCTCACCGACGTGGTGGGCCTCGCGGCCCGTGCGGGGCATCGGGTCCACACCGTGGCGGCGGGCTCGACGGAGGAGCTGGCCGGCATCAACACGCGGGCGGACCTGGCGCAGATGGAGACCAAGCTGAGGGCCGAGATCGTGGAGCGCTGGATGGCGGCGGGGGTCACCTTCGATGACCCGGCGACCGCCTACGTCGGCCCCGAGGTCACCATCGGGCGCGACACGGTGATCGGGCCGAACGTGCAGCTCCGGGGCCGCACCCGCATCGGCGAGGGCTGCCGGCTCGACGGCACCGTCTACCTGGTCGACACCGCGCTCGGCGACCGCGTGCACCTTCTCTTCGGCTGCGTCGCCGACGGCGCCGAGGTCGGGCCTGATGCGCGGGTAGGTCCGTTCGCGCGTCTCAGGCCCGGGACGCGCCTCGCCGAGCGGGTCCACATCGGAAACTTCGTCGAGACCAAGCAGGCGGTGCTCGGCGCCGGCACCAAGGCGAACCACCTCGCCTACCTGGGCGACTGCGAGATCGGACCGGACACCAACGTCGGCGCCGGCACCATCACCTGCAACTACGACGGCTTCACGAAGCACCGCACCACGATCGGCGCCCGCGTCCAGATCGGCAGCGACACGCAGCTCGTGGCGCCGGTGTCGGTGGGTGACGACGCGTACGTGGGCGCGGGCACGACGGTGACGCGCGACGTGCCCCCGGGGACGCTCGTGGTCTCGCGCGTGCCGCAGCGGCACGTCGCGGGCTGGGTCGCGCGCAAGCGCGCGCTGGCCGCCGGGCGGCCGGTCAAGGTGGCCGCGAAGCCCGCGCCGATGCGGGTGTCGCGTCGCAGGCCGAAGGCCGCGCCGGCGCGCGCGCGACGGAGGCGCTGA
- a CDS encoding L,D-transpeptidase — protein sequence MRLPRPAARTTAPSGRGAGTARPAITSLPALQPRPSFLAARSAIAHNAKVAGCMSGRFGRAAVVVGWMLAAAACNPLDRFRPTSVNVPPRPLADDDEQLAWAEHEPWVVVVRKSCRTLDVYRYGARMRTFPAVFGLNGSGSKLYEGDLRTPSGLYMIVDKRLHPRWRQFLLLDYPNVQDLHRYWLAMERGGLPRRGDGYVGAGGAVGIHGTDKPGLNTRNVDWTWGCISLQNADVDDLARLVPVGTLVLIEE from the coding sequence ATGCGCTTGCCCAGGCCCGCAGCCAGGACGACCGCGCCGAGCGGACGGGGAGCCGGCACCGCCCGGCCCGCTATCACATCGCTCCCGGCTTTGCAGCCGCGCCCGTCGTTTCTTGCAGCTCGGAGCGCGATCGCGCACAATGCGAAGGTGGCGGGCTGTATGAGCGGCCGATTCGGTAGAGCGGCGGTGGTGGTCGGATGGATGCTGGCGGCGGCCGCCTGCAATCCGCTCGACCGCTTCCGCCCGACCTCGGTGAACGTGCCGCCGCGGCCCCTCGCCGACGACGACGAGCAGCTCGCCTGGGCCGAGCACGAGCCGTGGGTCGTGGTGGTGCGGAAGTCGTGCCGCACGCTCGACGTGTACCGCTACGGCGCCCGCATGCGGACCTTCCCCGCCGTCTTCGGTTTGAACGGCTCGGGCAGCAAGCTCTACGAGGGCGACCTCCGCACGCCGAGCGGCCTCTACATGATCGTCGACAAGCGCCTGCACCCGCGCTGGCGGCAGTTCCTGCTGCTCGACTACCCCAACGTGCAGGATCTCCATCGCTACTGGCTCGCGATGGAGAGGGGTGGCCTCCCGCGTCGCGGTGACGGCTACGTCGGCGCGGGCGGCGCGGTCGGCATCCACGGGACGGACAAGCCGGGCCTCAACACCCGCAACGTCGACTGGACGTGGGGCTGCATCTCGCTGCAGAACGCCGACGTCGACGACCTCGCCCGGCTCGTTCCGGTGGGGACGCTCGTCCTGATCGAAGAGTGA
- a CDS encoding Hsp20/alpha crystallin family protein, whose product MAPNELEARPKQKVERREETTRPGAYFQPAVDILETRDELVLVADMPGVPSDGVDVDLEGDELSIEGRVRTGDYDGLKPLYCEYGVGSYYRRFTLGEMIDRDGIKAQMKNGVLELRLPKAERARARRITVETA is encoded by the coding sequence ATGGCACCCAACGAACTCGAGGCGAGGCCGAAGCAGAAGGTGGAGCGCCGCGAAGAGACCACGCGGCCGGGCGCCTACTTCCAGCCGGCGGTGGACATCCTGGAGACCAGGGACGAACTGGTGCTGGTCGCCGACATGCCGGGCGTGCCGTCCGACGGCGTCGACGTCGACCTGGAGGGCGACGAGCTCTCGATCGAGGGCCGCGTGCGCACCGGCGACTACGACGGGCTGAAGCCGCTCTATTGCGAGTACGGGGTCGGCAGCTACTACCGCCGCTTCACGCTCGGCGAGATGATCGACCGCGACGGGATCAAAGCGCAGATGAAGAACGGCGTGCTCGAGCTCAGGCTGCCGAAGGCGGAGCGCGCCCGCGCGCGGCGCATCACGGTCGAGACGGCGTAG
- a CDS encoding Hsp20/alpha crystallin family protein has translation MALVYLDPFEQLQTELDRMLDAAFGPAGPSRLFPPVNVFDAGEAYVVKAELPGVTPDQIGIEVEDDTLTLRGERPFAEPSREAAYHRRERGSGQFRRVVRIPGRLESNEAKAEYRDGVLTVRLPKAKEARPRRVQIQAA, from the coding sequence ATGGCACTCGTGTACCTGGATCCGTTCGAGCAGCTGCAGACCGAGCTCGACCGCATGCTCGATGCCGCGTTCGGCCCGGCCGGCCCGTCCCGTCTCTTCCCGCCCGTCAACGTCTTCGACGCGGGGGAGGCCTACGTCGTTAAGGCTGAGCTGCCGGGAGTGACGCCCGACCAGATCGGCATCGAGGTCGAGGACGACACTCTCACCCTGCGGGGCGAGCGGCCCTTTGCGGAGCCCAGCCGGGAGGCCGCGTATCACCGGCGCGAGCGGGGTTCGGGCCAGTTCCGCCGCGTCGTGCGCATCCCGGGCCGCCTGGAAAGCAACGAGGCCAAGGCGGAGTACCGCGACGGCGTGCTCACCGTGCGTCTCCCGAAGGCCAAGGAGGCGCGCCCGCGTCGCGTCCAGATACAGGCCGCATGA
- a CDS encoding carbon starvation protein A, giving the protein MVRALAWLAVALAGAWALGVLAVFRGETVNAVWFVVAAAAVYAIAYRFYGAFLAARLFALDARRQTPAERINDGRDFVPTNRWVVFGHHFAAIAGPGPLIGPTLAAQFGYLPGTLWILAGVVLGGAVQDFCILCGSLRRDGRSLGQMAKDEIGPLGGFAALLGVFFIMVILIAVLALVVVNALKQSPWGTFTVGMTIPIAMLMGWYMKGFRPHDVKGATAIGLVLLAAALLGGRWVDQHPVLGPALTLTGPTLAWAIILYGFAASTLPVWLLLAPRDYLSTFVKLGTVALLALGIVVMRPEIQLPAITRFVDGTGPIFAGKVFPFCFITIACGAISGFHSLISSGTTPKLLSQETDAPMIGYGGMLLEAFVAIMAMIAAAALQPGVYFAINSPAGVVGADPAAATATISSWGFTVTPAEMDELAQRIGERTLFARTGGAPSLAVGMAHIFASTLGGAALALWYHFAIMFEALFILTTLDAGTRVGRFMLQDLLGHVWAPLGRTSWYPSVLVTSTLVVASWGYFLYQGVVDPLGGINILWPLFGISNQLLAAIALAVATTIIVRSGRVRYAWTTLVPLAWLLAVTMTAGWQKIFAADPAIGFLAQAGRLAERLAAGEISAARLGEVRAQIFNLRLDAGVTALFMGLVALIVVESVRVWYRELRGPAPARALGAVTEA; this is encoded by the coding sequence ATCGTGCGCGCGCTCGCCTGGCTCGCGGTCGCGCTGGCGGGCGCCTGGGCCCTCGGCGTGCTCGCCGTCTTCCGCGGCGAGACGGTCAACGCGGTCTGGTTCGTGGTCGCCGCCGCCGCCGTGTACGCGATCGCCTACCGCTTCTACGGCGCCTTCCTCGCCGCCCGGCTCTTCGCGCTCGACGCGCGCCGGCAGACCCCGGCCGAACGCATCAACGACGGGCGCGACTTCGTGCCGACCAACCGCTGGGTGGTCTTCGGGCACCACTTCGCGGCGATCGCCGGCCCCGGGCCGCTGATCGGCCCGACACTCGCGGCGCAGTTCGGCTACCTGCCGGGCACGCTCTGGATCCTGGCCGGCGTCGTGCTGGGCGGCGCGGTCCAGGACTTCTGCATCCTGTGCGGCAGCCTGCGGCGCGACGGCCGCTCGCTCGGGCAGATGGCGAAGGACGAGATCGGGCCGCTCGGCGGCTTCGCGGCGCTGCTCGGCGTCTTCTTCATCATGGTGATCCTGATCGCCGTGCTGGCGCTCGTGGTCGTGAACGCGCTCAAGCAGAGCCCCTGGGGCACCTTCACGGTCGGCATGACGATCCCGATCGCCATGCTCATGGGCTGGTACATGAAGGGCTTCCGCCCGCACGACGTGAAGGGCGCGACGGCGATCGGCCTGGTCCTCCTCGCCGCCGCGCTGCTCGGCGGGCGGTGGGTGGATCAGCATCCGGTCCTCGGGCCGGCCCTCACGCTCACGGGACCGACGCTGGCGTGGGCCATCATCCTCTACGGCTTCGCGGCCTCGACCCTGCCCGTCTGGCTGCTGCTCGCGCCGCGCGACTACCTCTCGACTTTCGTGAAGCTCGGGACGGTGGCCCTGCTCGCGCTGGGGATCGTCGTCATGCGGCCCGAGATCCAGCTCCCCGCGATCACCCGCTTCGTCGACGGGACCGGCCCCATCTTCGCGGGCAAGGTCTTTCCGTTCTGCTTCATCACGATCGCCTGCGGCGCCATCTCGGGCTTCCACTCGCTCATCTCATCGGGGACGACGCCGAAGCTGCTCAGCCAGGAGACCGACGCGCCCATGATCGGCTACGGCGGCATGCTGCTCGAGGCGTTCGTCGCCATCATGGCGATGATCGCGGCGGCGGCGCTCCAGCCGGGCGTCTACTTCGCGATCAACAGCCCGGCGGGCGTGGTGGGCGCCGACCCGGCCGCCGCGACGGCCACCATCTCGAGCTGGGGCTTCACGGTCACGCCCGCCGAGATGGACGAGCTCGCCCAGCGCATCGGCGAGCGCACTCTCTTCGCGCGCACCGGCGGGGCGCCGAGCCTCGCCGTCGGCATGGCGCACATCTTCGCCTCCACGCTGGGCGGCGCGGCCCTCGCGCTCTGGTACCACTTCGCGATCATGTTCGAGGCGCTCTTCATCCTGACCACGCTCGATGCGGGCACGCGCGTCGGACGCTTCATGCTCCAGGATCTCCTCGGGCACGTGTGGGCCCCGCTCGGGCGGACGAGCTGGTACCCGAGCGTGCTCGTCACGAGCACGCTGGTGGTCGCGTCGTGGGGTTACTTCCTCTACCAGGGGGTGGTCGATCCGCTGGGCGGCATCAACATCCTCTGGCCGCTCTTCGGCATCTCGAACCAGCTTCTGGCCGCCATCGCGCTCGCCGTCGCGACCACGATCATCGTCCGCAGCGGGCGGGTGCGCTACGCGTGGACGACGCTCGTGCCGCTCGCGTGGCTGCTCGCCGTCACCATGACGGCGGGCTGGCAGAAGATCTTCGCCGCCGATCCGGCCATCGGCTTCCTGGCGCAGGCCGGGCGCCTCGCCGAGCGGCTGGCGGCGGGGGAGATTTCGGCCGCCCGGCTCGGCGAGGTGCGGGCGCAGATCTTCAACCTCCGGCTCGACGCGGGCGTCACGGCGCTCTTCATGGGGCTGGTCGCCCTGATCGTGGTCGAGTCGGTACGGGTCTGGTACCGCGAGCTGCGCGGGCCGGCGCCGGCGCGGGCGCTCGGCGCCGTCACCGAGGCGTGA
- a CDS encoding SDR family oxidoreductase, which produces MELEGKVALVTGAARGLGRAIAVALAQAGCEVAVSDIARSADGATPYALASTDDLDATAHAVLHHAYRSVAIPADVTSSAEVARLMAAVETHFGGLDILIANAGVIAAAPVAAMEEAQWDRIFAVNVKGVFLCARAAIPLLAQRGGGRIVNVASVAGKTGRAGLAAYCASKAAVISLTQALAEELGPMSIAVNALCPGYIKTAMWTEVLNPILSQMFGVPQERVFEEFVQRFTYLKREQTPEEIADAAVYLCRAENVTGITLTVAGGGEVH; this is translated from the coding sequence ATGGAGCTCGAAGGCAAGGTCGCCCTCGTCACCGGCGCCGCGCGCGGCCTCGGGCGCGCCATCGCCGTCGCGTTGGCGCAGGCAGGCTGCGAGGTCGCCGTGTCGGACATCGCGCGCTCAGCCGATGGCGCCACGCCGTACGCCCTCGCCTCGACCGACGATCTCGACGCGACCGCTCACGCGGTCTTGCACCACGCCTACCGCAGCGTGGCCATCCCCGCCGACGTCACCTCTTCCGCTGAGGTCGCGCGGCTCATGGCCGCGGTCGAGACGCACTTCGGCGGCCTCGACATCCTCATCGCCAACGCCGGCGTGATCGCCGCCGCGCCCGTCGCCGCCATGGAGGAGGCGCAGTGGGACCGCATCTTCGCCGTCAACGTGAAGGGCGTCTTCCTCTGCGCGCGCGCCGCCATCCCGCTGCTCGCGCAGCGCGGGGGCGGGCGGATCGTGAACGTCGCCTCGGTCGCGGGGAAGACGGGCCGCGCCGGGCTCGCCGCCTACTGCGCCTCCAAGGCCGCGGTCATCTCGCTCACCCAGGCGCTGGCCGAGGAGCTCGGGCCGATGAGCATCGCCGTCAACGCGCTCTGCCCCGGCTACATCAAGACGGCGATGTGGACCGAGGTGCTGAACCCGATCCTCTCGCAGATGTTCGGCGTGCCCCAGGAGCGCGTCTTCGAGGAGTTCGTGCAGCGCTTCACGTATTTGAAACGCGAGCAGACGCCCGAGGAGATCGCCGATGCGGCCGTCTACCTCTGCCGCGCCGAGAACGTGACCGGCATCACGCTGACGGTCGCGGGCGGGGGCGAGGTGCACTGA
- a CDS encoding acyl-CoA dehydrogenase yields the protein MTAGEVDYYGLDALLGEEERMTRASVRSFVEREVLPVIERCHSDEQFPRQLIPRMGELGFFGANLRGYGCAGLSNVAYGLIMQELEAGDSGLRSMASVQGSLAMFAIWRWGSEEQKQRWLPEMARGRAIGCFGLTEPDHGSDPGGMETRARRDGSGYVLSGVKRWITNGSIADVSVVWAKDGETIRGFLVESGAPGFSAHDIKGKFSLRASITSELVLEDVRVPPSALLPGAEGLAGPFSCLNQARYGIVWGALGAARTCYLTALRYAQERRQFDRPIAGYQLAQQKLVHMLSEITKGQLLAWRLGQLKDAGTMRPEQVSLAKRNNAGVALDIARLARDILGANGIVNEYPVIRHMMNLETVNTYEGTYDMHTLIVGRDITGLDAIR from the coding sequence ATGACCGCGGGCGAGGTCGACTACTACGGGCTGGACGCGCTTCTCGGCGAGGAGGAGCGCATGACGCGGGCGAGCGTCCGGAGCTTCGTCGAGCGCGAGGTGCTGCCGGTGATCGAGCGCTGCCACTCGGACGAGCAGTTCCCGCGCCAGCTGATCCCGCGCATGGGCGAGCTGGGCTTCTTCGGCGCGAACCTGAGGGGCTACGGCTGCGCGGGGCTCTCGAACGTCGCCTACGGGCTCATCATGCAGGAGCTCGAGGCGGGGGACTCGGGGCTCCGCTCGATGGCCTCGGTGCAGGGCTCGCTCGCGATGTTCGCCATCTGGCGCTGGGGGAGCGAGGAGCAGAAGCAGCGCTGGCTCCCCGAGATGGCGCGGGGGCGCGCGATCGGCTGCTTCGGCTTGACCGAGCCCGACCACGGCTCGGACCCGGGCGGCATGGAGACGCGCGCACGGCGCGACGGGAGCGGGTACGTGCTCTCCGGCGTGAAACGCTGGATCACCAACGGCTCGATCGCCGACGTGTCGGTGGTATGGGCGAAGGACGGCGAGACCATCCGGGGCTTCCTGGTCGAGTCCGGCGCGCCCGGCTTTTCGGCGCACGACATCAAGGGGAAGTTCTCGCTCCGCGCCTCGATCACCTCGGAGCTGGTGTTGGAGGACGTGCGCGTGCCGCCCTCGGCGCTGCTGCCCGGCGCCGAGGGCCTCGCCGGCCCGTTCTCGTGCCTCAACCAGGCGCGCTACGGGATCGTGTGGGGCGCGCTCGGCGCGGCGCGCACCTGCTACCTGACCGCGCTCCGCTACGCGCAGGAGCGCAGGCAGTTCGACCGCCCGATCGCCGGCTACCAGCTGGCGCAGCAGAAGCTCGTCCACATGCTCTCCGAGATCACCAAGGGCCAGCTCCTCGCCTGGCGCCTCGGGCAGCTCAAGGACGCGGGCACGATGCGGCCCGAGCAGGTGTCGCTGGCGAAGCGCAACAACGCCGGCGTCGCGCTCGACATCGCGCGTCTCGCCCGCGACATCCTGGGGGCGAACGGCATCGTCAACGAGTACCCGGTGATCCGCCACATGATGAACCTCGAGACGGTGAACACCTACGAGGGGACGTACGACATGCACACCCTCATCGTGGGCCGGGACATCACGGGGCTGGACGCGATCCGGTAG
- a CDS encoding LysR family transcriptional regulator, with amino-acid sequence MCSRCIDHRISVHLETLKVFCDVVETRSFSAAASQNFVTQSAVSQQIRTLEDRFGRRLLERTRGNVQLTPAGEILYQVSKEIVQRYQDMEARLQALAHVIAGTVRVATVHSIGLYELSAQIKRYLKACPQVHLHLAYSRSSRIYEDISKGNVDVGVVAYPARRPGITVLPFRNDRLVLVCPPHHPFASHRRVSIRKLAGEPLVGYERDIPTRRETDRLLRRYGVEVRYVMELDNVETIKRVVEIGTGLAILPEPAVRLEVKSKTLAAVQLSDEVFLRPLGIIHRQGKHFSPATEKFIEFLRSQ; translated from the coding sequence TTGTGCTCACGCTGCATCGATCATCGCATTAGCGTGCACCTCGAGACCCTCAAGGTCTTCTGCGACGTGGTCGAGACGCGGAGCTTCTCCGCGGCCGCTTCCCAGAACTTCGTGACCCAGTCGGCGGTCAGCCAGCAGATCCGCACCCTCGAGGACCGCTTCGGTCGCCGACTCCTCGAGCGGACGCGCGGCAACGTGCAGCTCACCCCCGCGGGCGAGATCCTTTACCAAGTGAGCAAGGAGATCGTCCAGCGCTACCAGGACATGGAGGCACGCCTCCAGGCGCTCGCCCACGTGATCGCCGGCACGGTCCGGGTGGCGACCGTCCACTCGATCGGCCTCTACGAGCTGTCCGCGCAGATCAAGCGCTACCTGAAGGCCTGCCCGCAGGTCCACCTCCACCTCGCGTACAGCCGCTCGAGCCGCATTTACGAGGACATCTCGAAGGGCAACGTCGACGTCGGCGTGGTGGCATATCCGGCGCGGCGCCCCGGCATCACCGTGCTGCCCTTCCGCAACGACCGCCTGGTGCTCGTCTGCCCGCCTCACCACCCGTTCGCCAGCCATCGACGGGTCTCGATCCGCAAGCTCGCCGGCGAGCCGCTCGTCGGCTACGAGCGCGACATCCCCACCCGGAGGGAGACCGACCGGCTGCTCAGGCGCTATGGCGTCGAGGTGCGCTATGTGATGGAGCTCGACAACGTGGAGACGATCAAGCGGGTGGTCGAGATCGGCACCGGGCTCGCCATCCTGCCCGAGCCCGCGGTGCGGCTCGAGGTGAAGTCGAAGACGCTCGCGGCCGTGCAACTCTCGGACGAGGTCTTCCTCCGGCCGCTCGGGATCATCCACCGGCAGGGCAAGCACTTCTCCCCGGCGACGGAGAAGTTCATCGAGTTCCTGCGCTCGCAATGA